tacatgtataatgttttgtGTCTCAGAGAAGCAATGTTAAGAAATCTTGTTACTTATTGGGACTTGTTGCCAGGTGATGGTTGTTGGACCGACTGATGTAGGGAAGAGCACACTGACCCGACTCCTGTGTAATTACGCCGCCAGACTGGGGAGGGCACCTTTATTTGTTGACCTAGATGTCGGACAGGTATTGTACTTACTGCAATACTTTATTTTCATGTCATGTTTGTATAATAATGtattctttattttcaaaaatctggAAAGATCTGTttcattgttgttctctgtttcCACACTTCTCATTCATGTGTTAAACCCAGTAACACAACAGACAGCAGTACAGGCATTTCGAAGTCGAAGAACTGGacaaaatttcaacaaattcTTGGAATGTATTGTCATTGATAAGAGTTAAAACCATGTTTCAAATGGTATTAAGATACCTAATCTAACACAAAACATCCAGTAACACTATAGAAGCTTGTATTGAATATTCCACCGATTCTTGTTTATTAGGGTCAGGTGTCTATCCCGGGGACAATTGGCTCGGTGGTGGTGGAACGACCAGCGGATGTGGAGGAAGGTTTCCACCTGAATGCTCCACTAGTTTTCCACTACGGCCACACGGCTCCATCCACCAACCCACAACTGTACAAACTCATTGTTTCCAGAATGGCAGAGGTCACGAACTTGAAGTGTGAGAAACAACGCAAAGGTCAGGGTTCATTGTATTGACTCGGAGTTGGACTCGGGGTCCAGAAACAAGTCTTATTTGAGTTAATAGACTTGTGGCAATGAGTTGGGtttcaaaattttgtatttttacatagaGTATTAAGaaggattaatttttttttacaatgcaatacattaatttaaattgcgTTGTTTTTTTAGTCAGCATCAGTGGAGTGATCATTAACACAGGGGGGTGGATCAAAGGTGGTGGATACGACTCGTTAAAGCATGCAGCAGGGTCCTTTGAAGGTATGTAATTTTGGAAGAACAGGATTCATTAAAGTGTACAATGAATCTTTTGATCATTGTCAAGCTGAATACAGCTGATCTAATATGAAGCATGAAGATAAAtcaattaaggaataaggaatcactCTTTTAGttttatgaggtgatcaaatatggCCGGGTATGATGAAGCATGTAGGGCTAATACAATGTATTCAACAAATGATTTCTTATTGCTCTGTTTATACAGGtataatttttcttgaattgtatattatatattaaatgattgacatttttatatagtttcgttttgtataattatgcaaaccccACATGCCGAAAATACGTTATTTACGtcattgaaaaaatgttttgatctaagtattacaaatttaatttgtagTCTTATCACAGACAGAGACActgggaaatgtaaatattgatatatggtttaaatttaaattcaccATTTTTGAGGAGAACCTAATGACAGATTATGCATTTTTACACGGagtacaaaataatttaaaaagtacagTATTTGGTATAACACTAGTTTGCTTAATTATCTATCAAAGTCCTAAGTCTACTGTCCCAATGCCTCGATGATAAGGAGACTGATGTCCAGTGTATTGTTGTGTGTTTTGAACATGGAGAGAGTTTTTGCCGGTAATCTTTGCATGTTTGTTGTTTTGCAGTTGATGTGATCATAGTTCTCGATCAGGAGAGGTTGTACAACGAGCTGAAAAGAGACATGCCCGAATTTGTCAAAGTCATCCTTCTCCCCAAATCTGGTggagtaagtacatgtacctgagtTTTTGGAGAACACTTGATCTacaaaatgcaatttctattgtAAGGGGAAGAAAACCTTTCAAGTggaattatttgaaaataatttaattctggttgtaacgaacattctgattggctaaaaaattattttatatcgtataaagaatgttgcctacgtcatagtaagactaacgtcaaaaacatatcaatacgcctgacgttacgtgtgaattttgtacaattttacaaaaaaattaaattataagcaatgagttcaatatttattagtttatacgatataaaatggtttaaaacagttaacgcttttttataaaccgctttgcggtttataaagcgtaaactgccccaaaccattttatatcatataaaagaaataaatattgaattcattccttaaaaaaGATATCTAtattaatttaagataaaaaattagatgcaaagaaataaaacatgcattattttaagagagagttatctttgttaagtacataaaaaatgtaattttcattgGATGTATCCCATAAAAAGCATTtggtattattatactttcatttaaaaaactgaaatctgattggtttagatgctgttgataatccgttcttttaccctcagcgttagcaacacacttggcaatgggTAACACAGTGAATTGTTACATGCCCGTAAATTATGCTCATTCAGTTCACCGTAGAATTCACACCATTCCTAAAAAAGTCAGTTACATgcaagttttctttaaaattaaggcattcagtataataaaatatatagtgcctgttttggagggtaacaaTTGAAGTTGACACCCTccaaaaaaccattgtcaaccaatGTGAAGCagaatttcaactgttaccctcccaaacaggcactgtATTATATATGAACATGGAACATGCATGCATTATTAATAGGGAGAGATGTCTTTAAACTGGTATTTCTATAATGGGGGATaactgtgtacatgtacttgtattgtTCTTATGAAGAGAACAGTGGATTAACTCACATCATGGGAAATAACTTAATCCTCCAAataaactctgaaaatgaaagtgtgATAAGGAAAATGGAAGATTTAATCAGTGAAATGTAAGAGGATAGTAATAAAAATCagttattttgtatttatatagcCCCCATGAATTTATCTGAATTCATGAAAAATTCGTAATTATGCAGCATTGAGATCAAAGAACAAATTCTTCTCCGTTTCTTTTGTGTTTGATTGGCTCAGTAACCCTGATTGAATGAAGAGCAATTAAATAATCGGAATTGAATCCTTCCAATAGGTCAACCATATTCTTTGTCTCTGTATTTGATTGGTTCTTTCACACAGGTGGTGGAGAGGAACCAGCATCAGAGATCAGACGCCAGGGATTCCCGTATCAGGGAGTACTTCTATGGAGTCAAAATTAACGGCAAGGACTCGTTCTTCCCCCACCCCATGGACATCCCATTCAGTTCCGTCAAACTGTACAAAATTGGAGGTCagctttgtttttgttttacacaaATAGGCAATTAATGAGAGAAGTGTTCTGGGCTCTTTGaagataacaaatacatgtactgtagattccttattttatgcgaatacttaattctgcgatttaACGGTTTGCCATCAAATCGCAAGAACATCAAATCGCGAttgccgaaattttatcatgatttcatgtagtttacatatgtctgaaaattaaaagcgagattttaaaattcgcaagACAGGCTTCTCACGATTTTacacggatattaattcctcgcgtttaattagaaATTTACAGTACGTTAAAGGCAACTTATTTAAATTTTCTGCTATATTTTTCACTTTGCTTAGGAAAAGGCAATTGTGAAATCATATTTAATTTAGACTAATTTTACTGAAAagcattatttta
The window above is part of the Magallana gigas chromosome 10, xbMagGiga1.1, whole genome shotgun sequence genome. Proteins encoded here:
- the LOC105326854 gene encoding polyribonucleotide 5'-hydroxyl-kinase Clp1 isoform X1 encodes the protein MSEEKSVEEYRLNADEELRFEVEANASVQMELLEGMAEVFGSELTKGKVYNFDQGSKVAVFTWHGCLIKLQGRTEVAYVAKETPMVMYINTHAALEQMREKAESDNTRGPRVMVVGPTDVGKSTLTRLLCNYAARLGRAPLFVDLDVGQGQVSIPGTIGSVVVERPADVEEGFHLNAPLVFHYGHTAPSTNPQLYKLIVSRMAEVTNLKCEKQRKVSISGVIINTGGWIKGGGYDSLKHAAGSFEVDVIIVLDQERLYNELKRDMPEFVKVILLPKSGGVVERNQHQRSDARDSRIREYFYGVKINGKDSFFPHPMDIPFSSVKLYKIGAPALPDACLPLGMKSQDNKLKLVPIRPGINILHHVFSVSSAASVEDNVIESNALGHVVISGLDTEKETFNILSPSQNPLPNDILLILDLQFMDIEI